The Patescibacteria group bacterium DNA segment CCGGCATCGATCTGTTTAGTCTGTCTGAAGAAAAGTTTACTAAACTCGGCTTTATTGCTTACAAAAACTACAAACAAGTTTATGCTTGGGCAATTGAATATAACCTGCCGGAAAATTTTGAAATAAAAAGCAATTTATTTGAGCTTGAGTTCAAAAAGGGCTCGGGTAAAAAATACCAGTTTCCAGAGATAGACCGAGGCGGGTTCTTCCCGGTCGAGATTGCCAAACAAAAAATCCATTCCAGCCAAAAACAATTGATTGAGAGACTGGAAGAGATAACCACTGATAAAACTCAATTCTAAACTTAACTATACTTTAACCCACTTCCATATTTTAAAGTATGAAACTGGGTTAAATCTCAAGATTTGGTTGAAGTCTAACGGGTTCAGAGTCTAAGGTCTAAGTTTAAACCCTAGCAACTAGTTCGCGATCGCGAACTAGTTGCTAGGGTTTGGTTGAGGAGTATGTCGAAAATAGATCTTGCGGTGTCGCTAACTGACTAAGACATGATAAGTGAAGAATAAGTCAAAATCCGGAAACCAATCGATTGAAATTATTTGCTGTTAGTTACCGGTTGTAGGTTATTAGTTTATCTCGTGGCTTCGTAAATTGCTTTTATCTCTGCTTCGGATAAAGCGC contains these protein-coding regions:
- a CDS encoding NUDIX domain-containing protein, giving the protein MKTSAGILIYRFNQGKLEIFLVHPGGPFFKNKDNGFWSIPKGENGNEDNDLFQTALRELKEETGIDLFSLSEEKFTKLGFIAYKNYKQVYAWAIEYNLPENFEIKSNLFELEFKKGSGKKYQFPEIDRGGFFPVEIAKQKIHSSQKQLIERLEEITTDKTQF